Genomic window (Lynx canadensis isolate LIC74 chromosome D3, mLynCan4.pri.v2, whole genome shotgun sequence):
TTTCttggttttagaaaaaaaaaaaaaaaaaaggagaaaaggcagtAACGGGCATTCAGTGACGTGAAGACTGAAGAATGGTGACTGCCATTCCTGCGGAGATACCCGGAGACCTTGAATTTTAAGAGCTGCCGGGGAATAACTCTTCCTACTTGATAGATAAGTAAACTAGACCTCTGAGTTAGTGTTTGTCCCACGTTTATACAGGACAGAGCCAGGCTAGGAGTTAAGTCTCCCATCTATAAACccagaaatttctctctctctctcttcctttgcattttttaacaAGTATATTTTTATGTGGATAACAAGCAATGAATTTGAAGTAAAAGCATCCTAGGGTTCTATTTACAATAACAGAGTGTGGAGGATCATGTGGGAATTTTGAAATAGACACACATAGGTTGGAGCTCATTTGAGCTTTCTACATGGACAAATTGTTAACAAAAGTGTTGTTCTATTTAGCCATGTACTTGAGGCAAGTTTAGTAGAGCTTCTGAGACTCAGGCACTGGAATAGTCTAGAAGGGATGGATTTGGCTCAGGAGAGTGATGAGGGGCAGTGAGGAGGTCTTTGATTTTACTCATTGTGTACACAGGCCTTGGAATGGACTTGGGACACATCCTGGATAAATATGTTTTGTTCCTAATATGCAAAAAGAAGGCTTGATTAtttggggacaggagaggaaagATCTGATTAAactatactgaaaataaaaatagcatgagGGCAAGAGGAGGTAAGAATCACCTGAGAATCtctctgaaaggagaaaaaaaacattccttAAAGGCCAAGTGTCTAAAAGAACTAGGGAAAGCTTGTTCTCTCTTATACTGACATTGGCCTCCAGCCCCACTTGATTCTTCCTGAAAACTGTAGATGGCATAATCTGTGCTCAAAATCCCATGAAATGAAGAGGCCTGATAGTTCCACAGGACATCTCCCAACTTTCTCAGTAAGTATAACATGGCCACCTGCGTCATTGGCTAGGGAGAAGGTGACTAATGTTGAAGAATAGCAGCTGTCTAGGGAGGTCTTGATCAGAAGAAGCTGGCAGGGAAGGAACTCCTGGCTGGACCCGCAATCACCAGTTACTGAACTGAGGCGTTGGGCCTCACTCTTGCCTaactgctctctctcactctccgtATCCATGCGAGCTCCAGGTTGGGCTGAATGTCTGACCTAATATGTCTTACCTCAGTCCCTTTCCTTCCACACCAAGGGCAGGAATGTGTTTTCACTTCTGAATTTCTAGCACTCAGCAGTGTGTTTGACACATCAAaggcttttattttcaaaatgttagttGAATGAATACTAAGAGGGTAAATAATAGACAAGGAAGCTAACATCTAGTGACTAGGAACAACATATCATGGGCAGTATGGCAGCGAATGTTCTCACATGGTCTCTTTAGGCTGAGACCAGAGCAGACACGGGTTCCAAGGAGGCTGATCTAGGGCAAAGGCTGAGACTCTAGGGACACCTCTAAGCCCTGTACTGTCTAAACTAGGCTCTTTGTCTTGCCGCCCCACTGAGAAGGAACAGCCAAAGGCAAGCTTCTTGGTGGATGGGGCTCCCTCGATGCTTTGTGAGTCAAACAGCCCCCTGCCCCAGTTTTTCTGGCAACACTGTCTACTAAAAGAACCCTTTTCTGTCGATTGAAAGTCTCATCCATGACGAAGCCAGAGAGAATTGTTTACTTTCGTGCTGAgctatttttgatgcaattatttGATCTTTGACTCTGACCAACATGTCTGGATTGTATTTCCATGACAGCCATCTGTTTTAAATGATTTAAGGAATTACATACAAGGAGGAGGCAGCAAGAGTGGGGCCACATATAACTCTGAGGTTCCTACTACCTCATAAGCAAAAAACAGAGTATGAACCAAGGGTTGCAAATGTggccttattattattttttttagcctGACTTCTTACTGGAAGAAAGCTGAGGCACACCTGAGGCTAAACCCAGTCTGGGACCTGTCGGTAAtgatttctgcccctccctttacTAGCCTGTGACTTTTGGCAACTTGTTGAACTGCcctctgcctcattttctttctctgtaaaatgagggtaataatagGACCAATCCCAGTGGGCTGTTCATGAGGACTGAATAggttaaatatagaaaacacaaTAGCCTGGCAGGGGTACATGCTTGATAAGTGGTATCTATTGTGTTGcccttattattttgaatttactgTCTCTATATGCATTGCCCCAAGTCACTTACCCAAACCTCTGGGAGCCAAGCGTGTTTTGGAATAAAGCGTGTTTTCAGATTTCAGGAAGTAAAATGATGTGTCGATGATTTGTTTCCCTAGGTAGGGTCTGGAGAGCTGCCTAGTAATCCAACATGCTAACAGTTCTTCAGCtagcaaatattcaaatattcccATTCGGTGGAATGAAAGAAGACGGTAAGGAGCATCATGTAAATTCAGGTCATGTTACTCAATGAGTTTCcaccaaacttaaaaataaactttgctcTTCAGAGTTTTCTAGATTTCTGACTGTAGAAACAGGAAAGGGAATCTGTGCTAGTTCAGTTTCCCAGTGACATTTCCATGGTATGTGGTGTGCAAACTGGGCATTGCCtgggatgaaaaacaaaaaaataaaaataaaagacactcaTGTGTCTCTATACTCTCACCTCTGCATATTCATGGAACGGGGAAATGCCAAGTGACTTCCAGTAGGACTTGGTGTCTATTTCCACTTTGTATACCCCTTCTACAAAATTCTCAGCAGTTGTGAGCCCATGGAGCTCTCCAAATTCACTGGTTTTCCTAGAAGGTACAAAATTACAGGTTAAGTTAGGCATTAGGGGAATAAATGCCATGGCAAGCATGGCAAGGTGACATCACGCACatacgcgcgcacacacgcacacacacacactacactaCACATATGTGCAGTGTGTATAAGTgaggggaaatatatatatatttatatgtatttttatttacagcaaaaccttggattgtgagtaacttgttctgcgagtgttccgcaagatgagcaaacatttctaataaattttaacttgacagaTAGGCAATGTCTTGtgatacaagtagtacatgatgccaaatgtcacatgattacaattgagccaatggttcttgaaatttgctttgatatacaagtgctttggattacaagcatgtttctgaaatgaattatgctcgtaaaccaaggttttactgtgtgtgtacacacacacacacacacacacacactcacacacacacacacacacatattcaggAAAGGGAGATGAGAAGGAAAGGTGAAATTCTGGTAACTGGTAATTTCAGTTAATTCTGAAATTAACTGACAAGAAATTTGTCAGAAATGTTTCAAAAAGCTTATTGCAGATTTTTCTTAGGAGAACAGAAGATATAGGTGTAATGTTTCACTTCAAAAATAGTCattattgggtgcctgggtggctcagtcggtcaagacttcagctcaggtcacgatctcatggttcgtgggttcaagccccatgtaggactctgtgctgacagcttggagcctgaagtctgcttcagattctgtgtctctctctctctgcccctccgctgctcatgctctgtctgtctgtctctctctcaaaaataaataaacattaaagaaaattaaaaaaaaaagagttgttgcGATTCACGGTTGGTGTTTGGGTGAAGGTTTGTAACTACCCCTTGGAAGTGTCCATAAGCTGCTTTGACTCCGCAGTTCCCCATGACATCAGGGTCTCACTGCTTCCCTCCCTGGTGTCAGGGTGTTTTTCAGAGGCAGTATCATTGGAACACACTGGGGAAACCCCAAAGTATAATGCatctgaattttttattatttacttattcaatctCTTTGGTAACACTTTTCCAACAATAAATACTAGGCAgttccttttaaagaaatgactAGGGAACTTCTATTTCCCTTTATGTACCAGCTCAGTTGCTGATGTTAGAAATTGCTCTCCATTAGACCTCAAAACTGacagataaaaatggaaattgtcTTCACTAACTTTCATCACTGCCTTtccacctttcttcttttctaggaagagaatatttaatttcttttttttttgtcttgtcatAAAAAGTTTCACATGAACATCTGaatattttatgtgttcattCTATCTCTTGCTTAGAATATTCCCTTAAGTACTTTCCACATAGTGCTTGGCATTTTAGATAAACATAAATGGAGTCACAAATGAAAACTCAATTGAAACTACACCAATGAAAATGGTCTTCCCAGTGATGGGTGAAGAATCATAATGTGGTTCTTGAGATTCAGTGAAAACCCACAGAAATTTACCATCCTGGAGATACAAACGCTGAGCAGTATTGTTTGGTGCTGAGGGTTTCTTGGTTGCCCTTTCTTTCAGTTAGTTGGTTTAGGTTTACTAATGTGCATTTTCTTTGCTATTCTTGTTAATGGAGGTGGAAAAACTCTATGAGAATTGTAAAGTGGCCAACGAAGGGGAGAAGTCATTGTTGTACCCTGTGTTGGGCGATGGCTCTGCTTTGCATATGCgtctttcttttctgtgtctttttgtcACTGAGTGTGACAGTCCCGGCTTTTCACAGAGTAGGTGCTCCACAGTGCTTGTTAGACATAAGTGCTGGATTCTGGATGATCCAGGAAAAATGCAGAGAACTGCCTCATCAGTGCTGTCCCTcgattcctttcctttcctttccttaataAAGTAACACAAATTGTACATCTTGCCTAAAATTCCAAGACACGggagcctggctgcctcagtcaatggagtgtgtgattcttgatctcagggtcgtgggttcaagctccgtgatggggatagagattacttaaataaataaatattaaaaaaacaaaattccaagacAAGGACCCCAGCTTGAATGTTATGCAAGGGCACCAGGGAATCTGTGACACTCCTGAAATTCTATAtatggtgtgtgcgtgtgtgcatgtgtgtctgtgtgtgcgtgtgggtgtgATTTTACTGGGCGCAGAGGACTATAGTTTTCATTACCTTCTTAAAGTGGCCTGTGACCCAAGAAGGCAGTGAACCACTACTGGAGTAGACGAGGTGCTGGCTCCTTTTCCCTGCTACTTGCCCTGAATGCTGCTCCCCCTCTTGGACATTTCCAAGCTAACTAAGCAAAGCGAGAGGAGGGCATCCTCCCCAGGGCCCACTTGACCTCTGCCTGTGTTTTCAATCTACCTGAAGATTCTTCAACGAATGATGTGAGCTGCTCTCTCTAACAAGTGGCAGGAGAATGAGGAGCTAGAATGAGGTCCCATGTCTGGGTTTCTTGGGCAGCTTACCCTGAGGCGAAGGGCTCCCAGCTCTCATCAGCAGCCTTTTTGAACACTTTCACGGCCACGTTGACAGCAGGACTTCCTTGGACAGCGTCTAAGACTTTGACCATCAGGGGACACTTGGATTCACCAGTGCCCTGGGCATAGAGAAGACCAGTAAGAGGTCAACAAAACTGGTTAAGAGTGAAAGGAGCTGTTCTTTATGGTGTTAGAAATCTGGAACAAGGCAAGAAGTCCATGCCAAGTCCATTTCCAGCATTGTAAGTGTTGACAGTTAATGAGCTCCCCTTCTCAGTATATAACACAGACATGATTGTTCCCAAAGAAAGACTGGTTTCTGCCTCCGGACATGCTGCCATCGACCTGGAACATgtataatgaattttaaaggagaaaataggcCCTCTGAGAACAGTTGCTTTGTTAAGCCTTGCCATTTGAGTGGAGTTACTAAAAAGATGCAATGTGCCACAGGACCAAATAGCTTGTTTTTCCTGAGAACGTTTTAGTCAGCTGCTGTTGTAGTAATTCCCTCTTACTGGTTGTAAAATAATGTCGACTACTTAAGGATGCATTTTATAGTATTAGTTAATTCTTCTAGAGGACTTAAGCATTCAGTATTCGACTAGAATGTTGTCCACCCAGCCTTTCAGAGATTAATCAATAGATACATTTTGATGAGCTGAAgggaaataaactttataaaaggaTGCACGTCTGACAATGCAATATTGGTAGCTTCATGAATATCATATTGTTATTCCTACCAtatatttgaggaaactgagccaaGGAGGCAGGCACCGTAAACCCAGTGAACCAAAGCTATAGTGGGGAGCACCCAGGGTCCAAGCTCCAGGTCAGTGAGCTCTGCAGAACTTCATTCATTTTGCAGTTTGAATCGATGATATTTAAAAGTCGATCCTGGGTACCCTTGTCCTAGTAACACAAGCTgactggcagagctgggagagggCCCTTCTACTTCATCAGGTGTACACAAGAATCATCTAAAAGGACTTCACAGAATCAAACACTCACCGCAGGGCCAGCCTCAGACACAAGTACCAGTCCAGCAAGGCAAAGGAGGAGCAGATGAGAAGCCATCCTGCCAAGAACGAGAGAGCCTCTGTCTGTGCTGGCTGCCCACAGCTTGGGGCTTTTATACTCACTTCTCCCAAGCCATGATGCTGATCCCTGCCAACATGACTCCAAACCTGCTGATTCTGATTATTGACTTAGTCAACAAAGAGAGAATAAGTAACTCATACAAATATGAACCTTGCCTAGAGAGATTAGAGCGTAGGAACATTAGCTCTATGAAATATTCTTATTCTTAACAGGTCATTTGACCAGCTTGgtcaccaaaacaaaaataagcaaaatcaaacaaaaatattcttcctCCTTGGCAGGATGCAGCAACAttcttgagatattttttttcctccctgaccGATTTCTCTgcatgccttttcattttctatacattttgtcttttgctttatATGCTGGATGCAAGTtgtaatgatttatttcacttagaatgaCATTTGGCCACACAGGGTTAAGTACAGTGCATTCGAAAACATCATTGCACTGGATATACGTCCATGGGTCAATAGGAGAAACCCTTGGCAgtgcttatattttaaaaggcctATGTTTTAGCCAAACTAAGTCATCTGGAACCTTTGCTTACTCAGCAGTTTCTCCACCAATTTTGTGTTCTTCCCAGACAAGGTTCATCTCAACTTAAGGAATAATGATATATTTCAAACTGGCATCAAAGATcctgaaatacagagaaccagATATACTTTACTCCTTCTCCTGCACTAACGTGCAGGAACCAAGCTGCCCAGCTGGTTATGAAATCTCAAGAATCAAaatccaggagcacctggctgactcagctggTGAAgtgtgcaattcttgatcttggggttatgagttggagccccatgttgggtgcagagattacttaaaaaacagagTCACAATCCAAATTTCTGGACGGAAGTAACGATGACTGTGAGAAATAGAAGTTAGGGCTGACAGCAGATTCTCTTCCTTCTCGTGACTTACACATCTAGAAATTATTAGTATTTGATGATTCATTGATTAAGAGCTAACTCaggtgtatgtgtgcacacataatATGTATGTGGCTTTATTCATAGATTCATGAAGACAAGGTTGTCCTTACAGACACATGCAGATGATAAGACAAAAATTCTAGACAAATACACATCAAGGATAAGTCTAGTTTGGAGGAGCGAGGGCAGGGAAAGAATTCCCACAGCTGACAGAGTCAGGCTAAAAGAAAGTCGACAAGCAATCATGAAGGATAAAGGGCTTTCAGGGAGTAGTGGAAGGACAGGGAGGCATTTCAGGAATATGGAAATGTGCAGAAGACTCGGGGAGAGTGGACTGACCACATGAAAGCAACAATGAGCAAATCCAGTTCTGAGTATAGCTGGGAATGAAATCCTATAGCCTTGGAGTCTGACTCTGACGTGGCGCTGGAAAGAGTTTTGAGTCTGGAGATAGATAAACTGAGTCATCCAATTCCTAATTCTGCCGTCTTGTTTCCGGGATGACCTTCTCTATGTTATTTAATACCTCAGACACACAGCTCATGACTTTGTTAAGTAGAAATACCTAATATCTTACCTCAAAGGACCTTTCTAATAACTTTTAATATGAGATAATATAAAAGCTCTTTGTAACCTTAAACCACTGTCCTGGTGTCAAGGATAGTTATAAGAATTCAGTTTAATATCTCTGCTAAGGAGAAAACCCTTTCTCTAACGTTTCACATATATTGTCATCTGATTTTTCTCTTGACTTGTTTCCGTTGCTCAGAACTTGGATGGAGAGCCTGTTTTCTGACTATgaactttaaatatttgaaaattgtctCATATCCCAAGTCaaccttcttaaaatttttttttaacatttatttttgagacagagagagacagagcatgaatgggggaggggcagagagagagggagacacagaattggaagcaggctccaggctctgagccatcagcccagagcctgacgcggggctcgaactcacggaccgcgagatcgtgacctgagctgaagtcggacgctcaactgactgagccacccaggcgccccccaagtcaACCTTCTATCTTAGCACTATGCTCTGTTGGAACCTGGAAATGTCCCCCGCAGACATTGTGAACTGGCAATCCCAGGCTGCCACCAGCTCATAGACATGGTATGTATGACTGTggaatgtttctttaaatattctgaaatagttctaaaattaaaagtcgAGACAGTGCTgcggcgcccgggtggctcagtcggttaagtgacagacccttaattttggctcaggtagtgatctcacagttggtgagatggagccctgcatccggctctgtgctgacagtgtggagcctgctttggattctctctccctctctctctgctcctcccccactcgttctctctctctctcgctctctctcacaataaataaacttaaaaaaaataaaagttgagacATTGTGTAAAAATTTGGATTCCTGGATTTTCTTGAAAAATCGGAAAAGATGGCAACACTAGGCCCTTATTGACACATGGCAGTAAGCTCTCACTCTCAGACATCACAGCTCATGAGGCCTCCCTCCAGCTCTGAAGCTAAGCAATACTTCCAGTGGCACTATCAGGCTcgagcttttttctttctgtatccatgCCCTGTTTGACTCATCTTCCTGGAAACTTGGGTCAGCAATCGCTGGTCTTCTAACAGCGTTTTAGATAGTGAATGACAGcttggtttttagtttttgtgtttgtcttttgttttgtgttgccAAACAGATATTCCCACTTCTTTGAATGAGTCCTCTTCAGACACAATTCCTGAAACCCTCATCACCCAGAACTCCCCTCTCTGACATACTCTCTTTGGCCAGTGTTTCTCTTCAAATGGGAGCATCCTGGAGAAGCAGCTTATGGTGCCTTTTAGGTGAGAGAAGAGCaagtaggaaggaaaaagagaaaaggagttgAAATGCGTTCTTGGTCAAAGGAACCCTTGTATGGAACCAGTGGcaatgaaaaatacaagaaaagtcCAGTGTTTCCTGCCTGAGTAGCAATCTATGATGACTGAGGGTCACATGGATAAACACAGGCTCACTCAGATAAGAGGACCTGCCTTCCCCATGATTATTTGAGTTTGTGAAAGCTCTTTTAGAAAGATGGTTACATGGGATCCACCAAGAGGGGTGAATTAGGGTCAAAGGTCACCACATTCCTGGAGTCCTAAGTGGTTGCTGTAGAAACTGTGCCCTAGGGCAAATATAAGCAGCAACAAGgatccagaaaacaaaaagatgccAGAAAACAAAAGGTGTGTTATTGAAACATTTATGCcataaatttgtcttttcttagTCATGTACTGTTTTTCCTCACGTCCTGACCATGGGACTATAGTGTAGATGtttaattgaggtaaaaaaaaagactaatttgATGACAACATTCCTCCTCCTACCAGAGAATATGAGGTGGTTAATGGACAATTCAGGCCTGCTCTTAATTTAAGTTTCTTCTGCTCTCTCCCTTATAATAAGCAGACTTatttattaatgatttaaaagTTACAATAGATTaactcctttttcttcatttagtttCTGAGGGTGCATGCCAACTACTAGCCAGTGATCTGTTGACCCTGAAATGCCTATTAATATTATTGCAAGTAAGCTGATTAGCCAGAGTGGACAGTTGGCTGGCCAAGTACTTGGACTGGGTCTCACGGGACGGACTGGGAGTGGTGTGGGGCCCTGGATCTTTGCAGGGTAAAGAATTCAATTTTGCTAGCTCCTCTGGAGGTGAATAAGCCCTGTGGGTTTGATTAATGGTAAGCAAATCATAAAAGACTCGTTTTAAAACCATAATACCAATTTAATTAATAGTCAGATGGTTGCTGAGTAAGCAAGGAATTGCAGCAAAGGAACGTGactaattttttgaaaacattttatccAGACTGCTGAAGAGCCTAGGTAATTTCCTTACTTCATCCTAGAGTATGCTTTCCTTGTGCTCAGAATGCTCGTGTTCACCTTATCTGGCCTACCTTTCCTCAGGGATTGctgaataaacactgaaaaagcTTTTTCCTTTGTCCGCCCTTCTTTCATTGTCCATGTGGACAATCGTGCAGGTAGAGGCAAATATTAGCTAGGATATGTTAATCAGATCACGTTTCATTTTTCTATCAAGTGTGATTTTAGTTTCATGGTTGAATTTTAGTGCCCAACCTAGTTGGGAAAGACAATCGGGAACTCCCCAGCATAAGAATCTTCCTTCCACAGTTCTTACCCTGCAGGCTGCCATATTTGGGGACTACATAACTTCAAAAGCGGCAACCTCAGCCCCACATCAATCTTGAGAAGTGACCCTGTCTCTATCTGGGGGACTTTAATTTACCTTATGTTAGTAGCTCAGatgagtcaaaatcaaaacaCCCATGCCTGGGTCCAAGTTTATATGTGTCACAACAATCATACATTTGCTAGGAATTTTATCCATTAGGGGTTATTAGATGAAGTTAGAGTTTTGGCTTCTAGAGCCACTCAAAGTTCACCCATCCCCACCTATGATGGACGGGAGAGGAGATTCGAGGTTCTTTTATCTAGCTGGCAGGCTTTCTTTgggtttctctgttttcctctgcaGCTCTCATGCAGCTGGTGTGGCAAACCAGGCCTGACTTGCATGCCACTTGGATGGGCCTATGTGGCCATATCCTGTGACAGGTAAGCAAGAACCAGGCTATGGCCTGATGGAAGGGCAGTATGGAGCAGACTACTTTCCTCTCCAAACATGTCTTTGTGATTGCCTGATAGCTTAGCTCAGTTCACCAGGAGACTGCCTGGGGTTTGGGTCCATAGTACCAGCtagaattaaaaaagatttattcaatTGATTTTATCTCTCTACCCATATCTCCTTTAGAATCAGTTTAGGACCATCATCTAGGATccatgtcttgtttttttttttttttttaagtttatttatttattttttgagagagagagagagagagagagagagagagagagagaatcccaagtaggctctgcactgtcagcatagtggctctcaagaaccgtgagatcatgacctgagctgaaatcaagagttgcgtgcttaACTgacgagtcacccaggcgccccaggatccaTATTTTGGTCACTTCTATATATCTTTCAAGTTTGGAAATATGACTAATATAGAGATATTTTAGGTTCATCaactgaataaaaacaaacagctcTTGGGAATCTTCTGAATGTGTGCCATATGCTAGCTAGAGATATCGAGAAGCATATGTCTCAAAGTTGCTTGTAGtttcattattaagaaaatatatttgtcattCAATGGGAAACAGTTGATGAAGTAGGTAATTATTCAGAGAAGGAGGAAGTCACTTTTGGGCTCATGGAAAGCTAGTGTAAGAAGTGAGattcaaagataaatataatCTAGATCAGAGAAAAGGAGCAGTGTGTATGATTTCTGTCCCATACAAGTAAGGAAGCATTGGACACCTCAGCTGGACTGAGTAGAATGAGAAGTTAGTGTCATCCACACTGTGGCACATGGAATAgaggaaaatctgaaaacaagGATTAGGAACCAAGCATAGAATTTGACGGAAGCATCAGTTTTaaagggctagagagagaggttAAGACCAGGAATGAGGCAATGGGCTAGTAATGGAGACAACAGAGCAAGCAGGTGAGGAGGGGTAAGAGCAATTCCAGAGCCTGAAGTTTGATGGAGTGTGAACTGAAGAGGGTTCCTGATGCTGTGCTTTCCCAAAGTTTCTACTCCTGTAGGAATGATAAGATCTGTAGCAGCAGCACTTGGGGTAAATGGAAGGGTGACCTCCATTTGGAGGTGATGAGCCTAGTGAACCCAGTTCCCCAAACCCTACCTGGCTACTCCAAGGGCAGAGGGGACCATCCCAATATATCTTATATATTCCATTTGTTACACATGGATTGGGAATTTCAACCATGACATGTTGAGACCTAGTTATAAGTGTTTGGTTATAtttgttgttgctattgctgATTTTATTGGGCCCTTGGAGGTGAATTTGTGAAGGATAAGGGAGCTGGTCTCAGCACTGAGCTGTTAGGACAGAGGAAGTGGAAACCAGAGGGAGCAAAAGTGTGGAAATGGAAGAGTATCAAGTCTGGCCTGAGAACAAAGAGTAGAGATGTGTTTACTGTATGAATCGTGCATTATATGACCCTAAAGAGATGAGTCAGGAACATAGTTCTGAGTTAGATTGTGCAAGCTCTTCAGTGCTTTCCTGGGAAGTTTGAGTTTTACTTATAAGCAAGAACATAAACTTTCttgataatttttgaaaatctttataATGATGCTATTTCCATTAAATgggcaaatatattttcttaataattaaattatacacAACATTAAGGTATATGATTTTGGTATCTCCCACTGTGGTGGGACACATGGCTTCACCTTCAGAAGATGTTCAATTACAGTAGCCTGTAGCACTCTGCCTCATGAAGTCGGTGAGCCCATTGTCACTAGGATATCCATGTGAAAGCTCCCTGGCCATTGGTCAGGACTATCGTTCAATGTCATTGACTTCCTTTGTAATCCTCTATGTTGAATTTTATGCATGATGAGGTTAAGAACCCAGgcaaagagacagaatgagccCTAGTCCAACATAGCTTGGCTGTAATCTAATGGAGTGTGCTAGCATacctagagaaagaaaatggcaatcATCCCTGGGGCTGGTCAataggggaaggaaataaaaaggaaattgtaaTGTTGGTGGCTTGAATTAGAGATGTGTAGTTCTATGGACAGGACATTCCCTGGGGTAAAAAATAGTGCTGCAGAGATTGCCCATGGAGATAGATAGAGGATGTGTTGGTCTTCCTGATCTGTGTGATCATTGAGTTTGTTATGGAATAGCACTacattgaaatgtttatttacactTCAGCATTGTGAGTTTGGCCACCGAGGGTCCATCGCTGAGATTTTAGATGAAACAGTGGTTCGGAGCTTCCACAGTTGACTTTGGACATTGGTT
Coding sequences:
- the TTR gene encoding transthyretin isoform X2, which translates into the protein MASHLLLLCLAGLVLVSEAGPAGTGESKCPLMVKVLDAVQGSPAVNVAVKVFKKAADESWEPFASGKTSEFGELHGLTTAENFVEGVYKVEIDTKSYWKSLGISPFHEYAEVVFTANDSGSRHYTIAALLSPYSYSTTALVSSPKE
- the TTR gene encoding transthyretin isoform X1, with amino-acid sequence MASHLLLLCLAGLVLVSEAGPAGTGESKCPLMVKVLDAVQGSPAVNVAVKVFKKAADESWEPFASGKTSEFGELHGLTTAENFVEGVYKVEIDTKSYWKSLGISPFHEYAEEWQSPFFSLHVTECPLLPFLLFFFFFSKTKKMDKRIQALCDFSQSGYSHPDF